One window of the Candidatus Goldiibacteriota bacterium HGW-Goldbacteria-1 genome contains the following:
- the lipA gene encoding lipoyl synthase encodes MKRPEWAKKKIDFKNMHSTEAVLSGMNLHTVCHSARCPNLSECYGRGTATFLILGSACTRQCLFCNVTKANPQELIPQEADNVIEAAKKLGVKYLVVTSVTRDDLKDGGAAVFADIIKKARAEGIKIEVLVPDFQGNVDDIKTVVNAAPDVFAHNIEVVPSLYHIRKAASYERSLEVLKKAKEFGVKKTKSGIMLGLGETEAEVLKTLDDIRGADVDYISIGQYMQPAKENIPVVEYLKPERYEFFEKAAMGMGFEHAKSGVFVRSSYMADTYGKK; translated from the coding sequence ATAAAACGCCCTGAATGGGCAAAGAAAAAAATAGATTTTAAAAACATGCACAGTACAGAAGCCGTGTTAAGCGGCATGAACCTTCACACCGTGTGCCACAGCGCGCGCTGCCCTAATTTATCCGAATGTTACGGCCGCGGCACCGCGACATTTTTAATACTTGGCAGCGCCTGTACAAGGCAGTGCTTATTCTGTAATGTAACAAAGGCAAATCCGCAGGAGTTGATTCCACAGGAGGCGGATAATGTAATAGAGGCCGCGAAAAAACTTGGTGTTAAATACCTTGTGGTGACATCGGTTACAAGGGATGATTTAAAAGACGGCGGCGCGGCAGTTTTTGCCGATATAATTAAAAAAGCACGTGCTGAGGGTATAAAAATAGAAGTGCTTGTCCCGGATTTTCAGGGCAATGTTGATGACATAAAAACCGTGGTAAATGCCGCGCCGGATGTTTTTGCGCATAATATAGAAGTGGTGCCGTCGCTGTATCACATAAGAAAAGCCGCTTCATACGAAAGAAGCCTTGAAGTTTTAAAAAAAGCAAAAGAATTTGGCGTAAAGAAAACAAAATCCGGAATAATGCTTGGGCTTGGCGAAACAGAGGCGGAAGTTTTAAAGACGCTTGATGATATCCGCGGGGCGGATGTGGATTATATTTCAATAGGGCAGTATATGCAGCCGGCAAAAGAAAATATACCGGTGGTGGAATATTTAAAACCGGAGAGGTATGAGTTTTTTGAAAAGGCGGCGATGGGAATGGGATTTGAACACGCCAAATCCGGAGTGTTTGTAAGAAGTTCTTATATGGCGGATACTTACGGCAAGAAGTAG
- a CDS encoding lipoate--protein ligase family protein, giving the protein MFLKGDFFPFKANSPYENMAIDEFLISRCLQSGVPQLRLYSWNPAGISLGKYQDAEKDINIDNCLEDKIPIVRRLTGGGAIYHSSELTYSLVCREEDIDCKGEPVKKTFEKLNSFIMLMYKKFGLNPAYGVYARPEEKQGERAGFCFSGTEEYDIIIDGKKIGGNAQARVKGVIFQHGSLPLAGNEEHEKYFKCPVDGGKYTCLNALLKRQVAPLEAAANMAAAFMESFNCALEPADFTLEEKKEIIKLLTGKYASFKWNMEGKL; this is encoded by the coding sequence ATGTTTTTAAAGGGTGATTTTTTTCCGTTTAAAGCCAATTCTCCATACGAGAATATGGCCATTGATGAATTCCTGATCTCCCGCTGTTTACAGTCAGGCGTGCCGCAGTTAAGGCTGTATTCGTGGAACCCTGCCGGCATTTCCCTTGGAAAATACCAGGACGCGGAAAAAGACATAAATATAGACAATTGCCTTGAAGATAAAATACCCATTGTCCGCCGGCTTACCGGCGGCGGCGCTATATATCACAGCAGTGAACTTACATACAGCCTTGTGTGTCGTGAAGAGGACATTGACTGCAAAGGGGAGCCTGTTAAAAAAACTTTTGAAAAATTAAATTCTTTTATTATGCTTATGTACAAAAAGTTTGGCCTTAATCCTGCTTACGGTGTTTACGCGCGGCCGGAAGAAAAGCAGGGCGAAAGGGCGGGGTTTTGTTTTTCGGGAACGGAAGAATACGATATAATAATTGACGGAAAAAAAATCGGCGGCAACGCACAGGCAAGGGTTAAAGGGGTTATTTTTCAGCATGGGTCTCTGCCGCTTGCCGGCAATGAAGAACACGAAAAATATTTTAAATGTCCGGTTGATGGCGGTAAATATACTTGTTTAAACGCGCTCTTAAAAAGGCAGGTTGCGCCGTTAGAAGCCGCGGCAAATATGGCGGCCGCTTTTATGGAATCTTTTAACTGCGCGCTGGAACCAGCGGACTTTACCCTAGAAGAAAAAAAAGAGATAATAAAACTGCTAACCGGAAAATACGCGTCATTTAAATGGAATATGGAAGGGAAACTTTAA
- a CDS encoding glycine dehydrogenase (aminomethyl-transferring) (acts in conjunction with GvcH to form H-protein-S-aminomethyldihydrolipoyllysine from glycine; forms a heterodimer with subunit 1 to form the P protein): MKNIFEKSVKGRIGIDPGTPDINMAGRLDPSLLRQTDNMLPEVSELEVVRHYTNLSRLNYSVDTHFYPLGSCTMKYNPKINEVTSVLPGFINAHPMLAYVKEDAVQGALEVIYKTAEMMCEITGMKKMTTQPYAGAHGEMTGILLMAQYHRVHGNNKTHIIVPESAHGTNPASAAAAGYEVVTVPVNGAGGIDLNALKEKINAHTAGIMMTVPSTLGVFEKEVLEVSALARKFDALMYYDGANLNAIMGKARPGDMGFDIVHLNLHKTFSTPHGGGGPGAGMVGVSERLADYVPVPAVVKTKDNKYTLDFNVPQTIGNIASFFGNFGVMLKAYTYITMLGKEGLIEVSEKAVLNANYIMAKLKPYYYLPYDRTCMHEAVFSAKKQVIKGVHALDIAKSLIDRGFHPPTIYFPLVVEEAIMIEPTETESKQDIDLFIEAMIEIAKLAETDPDKIKNTPVTTPVSRPDETKAAREPKLRCF; this comes from the coding sequence ATGAAAAACATATTTGAAAAAAGCGTTAAAGGAAGAATTGGTATTGACCCGGGAACCCCGGATATTAATATGGCCGGCCGGCTTGACCCTTCTTTATTAAGGCAGACAGATAATATGCTTCCGGAAGTGTCTGAACTTGAAGTGGTCAGGCATTACACAAACCTGTCGCGCCTTAATTATTCCGTTGACACCCATTTTTATCCGCTTGGGTCGTGTACCATGAAATACAACCCCAAAATAAATGAAGTGACATCCGTTCTGCCCGGCTTTATAAACGCCCACCCGATGCTGGCATATGTAAAAGAAGACGCGGTTCAGGGAGCGCTTGAAGTGATATATAAAACCGCGGAAATGATGTGCGAAATAACCGGAATGAAAAAAATGACCACCCAGCCGTACGCGGGCGCGCACGGTGAAATGACAGGTATTCTTTTAATGGCGCAGTATCACAGGGTGCACGGTAATAATAAGACGCACATAATAGTCCCCGAATCCGCGCACGGCACAAACCCGGCATCCGCGGCCGCGGCAGGTTATGAAGTGGTAACTGTACCGGTAAATGGCGCCGGCGGAATTGATTTAAACGCCCTTAAAGAAAAAATAAACGCGCATACTGCGGGAATAATGATGACGGTCCCAAGCACGCTTGGGGTATTTGAAAAAGAAGTGCTGGAAGTGTCCGCGCTTGCAAGAAAATTTGACGCGCTTATGTATTATGACGGCGCCAACTTAAACGCAATTATGGGAAAGGCAAGGCCGGGGGACATGGGCTTTGACATTGTCCACCTGAACCTGCATAAGACCTTTTCCACCCCGCACGGCGGAGGCGGACCCGGCGCGGGAATGGTGGGCGTGTCTGAAAGGCTTGCTGATTATGTGCCTGTGCCTGCCGTGGTAAAAACAAAAGATAATAAATATACCCTTGATTTTAACGTGCCGCAGACTATAGGTAACATCGCTTCTTTCTTTGGCAACTTTGGGGTGATGCTTAAGGCATATACATACATCACAATGCTTGGCAAAGAAGGGCTTATTGAAGTTTCTGAAAAGGCGGTATTAAACGCAAATTACATAATGGCAAAATTAAAGCCGTATTATTATCTTCCGTATGACCGCACCTGCATGCATGAAGCGGTTTTCAGCGCAAAAAAGCAGGTAATAAAAGGGGTTCACGCCCTTGATATTGCAAAGTCCCTTATAGACAGGGGTTTCCACCCGCCCACAATTTATTTCCCGCTTGTAGTGGAAGAGGCAATAATGATAGAGCCCACAGAGACAGAATCCAAACAGGATATAGACCTTTTCATAGAAGCCATGATAGAAATTGCAAAACTTGCGGAAACTGACCCTGATAAAATAAAAAACACGCCGGTAACCACGCCTGTGTCCAGGCCGGATGAAACAAAGGCCGCGAGGGAACCAAAACTTAGATGTTTTTAA
- a CDS encoding aminomethyl-transferring glycine dehydrogenase: MAGFTPHTESEIKEMLQAAGAPSIESLFFDITPELRAKSFNLPKGITEYEALNEMQELASKNTTFTASFLGGGYYDHFIPAAVDTISSRAEFYTAYTPYQPEASQGTLRAVFEYQSMISGITGMELSNASLYDGGTAIYEAVNMAFRGSRKKKVIIDGGVNPLHVKMLKTHAKNIGVEFIEAPAENGRTDLKALAAMIDSDTAAVVAQNPNFYGFVNDYSPVFAQAAKQGAASILSFYPVSLGILKTPAEMGADIAVAEGQSLGQPLSFGGPYLGIMAVNKKFMRKIPGRIVGETTDKEGRTVYVLTLQAREQHIKREKATSNICSNQALCALRAVVFMSLMGKEGFKKLALINLERAEYLKSKLSEISGIEIISGATFNEFSVKLKKDAQVFFREMSAKGFIAGLPASVFFPHDKNTIIINATEKKTQNQMDMFITAVKECV, encoded by the coding sequence ATGGCAGGTTTTACCCCGCATACAGAATCTGAAATAAAAGAAATGCTGCAGGCGGCGGGAGCCCCTTCAATAGAATCGCTTTTTTTCGACATCACTCCGGAACTTCGCGCCAAATCTTTTAACCTTCCAAAAGGTATAACCGAATATGAAGCTTTAAATGAAATGCAGGAACTTGCCTCAAAGAACACAACATTTACTGCGTCTTTTCTTGGCGGCGGATACTACGACCACTTTATCCCGGCGGCTGTGGATACCATAAGTTCGCGCGCGGAATTTTACACCGCTTATACGCCTTACCAGCCGGAAGCGTCGCAGGGCACTTTAAGGGCGGTTTTTGAATATCAGTCAATGATATCCGGCATTACGGGAATGGAACTTTCAAATGCATCATTATATGACGGCGGCACAGCAATTTACGAAGCTGTTAACATGGCGTTTCGCGGAAGCAGAAAAAAGAAGGTTATAATAGACGGCGGCGTTAACCCGCTGCACGTTAAAATGTTAAAAACCCACGCAAAAAATATCGGCGTGGAATTTATTGAAGCTCCGGCAGAAAACGGACGCACTGATTTAAAGGCGCTTGCTGCTATGATAGATAGTGACACGGCCGCGGTTGTCGCGCAGAACCCCAACTTTTACGGTTTTGTAAATGATTATTCGCCTGTCTTCGCGCAGGCCGCAAAACAGGGGGCGGCATCCATATTATCTTTTTATCCGGTATCGCTTGGAATTTTAAAGACGCCCGCGGAAATGGGCGCGGATATTGCTGTGGCAGAAGGGCAGTCTTTGGGGCAGCCGCTTTCATTCGGCGGGCCTTACCTTGGCATAATGGCGGTTAACAAAAAATTCATGAGAAAAATACCCGGCAGAATAGTCGGCGAAACCACAGATAAAGAAGGGCGCACGGTTTACGTGCTTACGCTTCAGGCAAGGGAACAGCATATAAAAAGGGAAAAGGCCACTTCCAATATCTGCAGTAATCAGGCGCTGTGCGCGCTGCGGGCTGTTGTGTTTATGTCGCTTATGGGAAAAGAGGGTTTTAAGAAACTGGCCCTTATAAACCTTGAAAGGGCGGAATACTTAAAGTCAAAACTGTCCGAAATATCGGGAATTGAAATAATAAGCGGAGCCACGTTTAACGAATTTTCAGTAAAATTAAAAAAAGACGCGCAGGTATTTTTCAGGGAAATGTCCGCAAAAGGTTTTATTGCCGGGCTGCCCGCTTCTGTATTTTTTCCGCATGATAAAAATACCATAATAATAAATGCCACGGAAAAAAAGACGCAAAACCAGATGGACATGTTTATTACGGCTGTTAAGGAATGCGTTTAG
- the gcvH gene encoding glycine cleavage system protein H, translated as MNVAEGYFYTKEHEWVKIDGKKAKIGITDYAQHKLGDITFCEPPENGFNVKQFGVITGIESVKAASDIYSPISGKVVSFNSELEDNPGLINSSPFEKGWIAELEILDASETKNLLDAAAYRQYLSGLE; from the coding sequence ATGAACGTAGCTGAAGGGTATTTTTACACAAAAGAACACGAGTGGGTAAAAATTGACGGAAAGAAAGCAAAAATAGGAATCACGGATTACGCGCAGCACAAACTTGGGGATATTACTTTCTGCGAACCCCCTGAAAACGGTTTTAATGTAAAACAGTTTGGCGTTATAACGGGAATTGAATCCGTAAAAGCCGCGTCTGATATTTATTCGCCAATATCCGGAAAAGTTGTAAGTTTTAATTCCGAACTGGAAGACAACCCCGGGCTTATTAATTCTTCACCGTTTGAAAAAGGGTGGATAGCAGAGCTGGAAATTTTAGACGCGTCAGAAACAAAAAATCTTTTAGACGCCGCGGCATACAGGCAGTATCTGTCAGGTCTTGAATAA
- the gcvT gene encoding glycine cleavage system protein T: protein MANDKKTPLFDEHVRLNALMAPFAGYSMPIHYGSIIEETKITRSGCAIFDISHMGEIMVQEDPSNCSLDRAITVPVTKMKEGGCKYGFLLNENGTAIDDLIVYRIKNDEWMIVVNASNEVRDYETIKSRLAPSAKIQNISDDSAKFDVQGPAAYDVMKKIAGTGLAELKYFTFKKFPLLGEDRIISRTGYTGELGFEVYLNNKNAAAFWNEAVKNGAVPAGLGSRDILRSEAGLPLYGDELTEDITPVEAGMEKFIDFEKKFIGKAALLKQIETGVEKKLCGFKIDGRRTPRHSSPILKDGAAIGTVSSGVFSPHLNCGIGMGYVKPQYAEIGTTFEIDLGRGTAAATVAQMPFLKSASIRMTLK, encoded by the coding sequence ATGGCTAACGATAAAAAAACACCATTATTTGATGAACACGTACGTTTAAACGCGCTTATGGCGCCTTTTGCCGGGTACAGTATGCCCATTCATTACGGCTCCATTATCGAAGAAACAAAAATTACGCGCTCCGGCTGTGCCATATTTGACATAAGCCACATGGGCGAGATTATGGTACAGGAAGACCCTTCAAACTGCTCGCTTGACAGGGCAATTACAGTGCCTGTCACAAAGATGAAAGAGGGCGGCTGCAAGTACGGTTTTCTTTTAAATGAAAACGGAACCGCCATAGATGACCTGATAGTCTATAGGATAAAAAATGATGAATGGATGATAGTTGTAAACGCTTCCAATGAAGTCCGCGATTATGAAACCATAAAGTCAAGGCTTGCGCCATCCGCCAAAATACAGAATATCTCTGATGATTCGGCAAAGTTTGACGTGCAGGGCCCTGCGGCATATGACGTCATGAAAAAAATTGCAGGCACCGGCCTTGCGGAGCTTAAATATTTTACGTTTAAAAAATTCCCGTTATTGGGAGAAGACAGAATAATAAGCAGGACTGGGTATACCGGGGAACTGGGTTTTGAAGTTTACCTGAACAATAAAAACGCGGCAGCTTTCTGGAACGAAGCCGTAAAAAACGGCGCGGTGCCGGCAGGACTTGGAAGCCGCGACATATTAAGGTCTGAAGCCGGGCTTCCGTTGTACGGCGACGAACTGACCGAAGATATAACCCCTGTTGAAGCGGGGATGGAAAAATTTATTGATTTTGAAAAAAAGTTCATTGGTAAAGCGGCGCTTTTAAAGCAGATTGAAACCGGCGTTGAAAAAAAGCTGTGCGGTTTTAAAATAGACGGAAGGCGGACGCCAAGGCACAGTTCCCCAATATTAAAAGACGGCGCGGCAATCGGCACAGTATCAAGCGGTGTATTTTCGCCGCATTTAAACTGCGGCATAGGCATGGGATATGTTAAACCGCAGTACGCGGAAATCGGGACCACTTTTGAAATAGACCTTGGCAGGGGCACGGCAGCGGCAACAGTTGCACAAATGCCTTTTCTTAAAAGCGCTTCAATAAGGATGACACTTAAATAA